In Vibrio tritonius, the following are encoded in one genomic region:
- the nlpI gene encoding lipoprotein NlpI yields the protein MKWFRTVSASLALMLLAGCVSKGAQEAQWIYPPMAVPLQNSVQQEVQIARLTQLLQRQDLSDKVRTKMLNDRGNAYDSVGLQDLARLDFSQSLAIDPKQPDIFNLLGVYYTGVDQHDAAYESFDTALEMNPDDIYALRNRAVALYYGERPELALEDMKALDEKTPNDPFNALWSYIIEYDINPEQAKQQLLNRYSAHNDSWGWTIVALMLDEVSEQQAFTFILEHTHDNQLLAQRLTETYFYLGKRYQMQGQLAHALSLYKLAISMNVYEYVEHRYSFLELERIFKQVRDDKAAAEKAAKQAKEQEEKV from the coding sequence GTGAAATGGTTTCGTACCGTATCGGCTAGCCTAGCCTTAATGCTGCTTGCTGGGTGTGTATCAAAAGGCGCACAAGAAGCGCAATGGATTTATCCACCTATGGCGGTTCCTTTGCAAAATTCAGTACAACAAGAGGTACAAATTGCTCGGTTGACTCAATTACTGCAACGCCAAGATTTGAGCGATAAAGTGCGAACCAAAATGCTAAATGATCGTGGTAATGCTTATGATAGCGTTGGGCTGCAAGACTTAGCGCGTCTCGATTTCTCTCAATCTTTGGCAATTGATCCCAAGCAACCGGATATCTTTAATCTGCTTGGAGTTTACTACACTGGTGTAGATCAGCATGATGCCGCGTATGAGTCTTTTGACACGGCGTTAGAGATGAATCCTGATGACATTTATGCTCTGCGTAATCGCGCTGTTGCTCTTTATTATGGTGAGCGACCAGAGCTCGCTTTAGAGGATATGAAAGCATTAGATGAGAAAACGCCTAACGATCCGTTTAATGCGCTTTGGAGCTACATCATCGAGTATGATATTAATCCTGAACAAGCTAAGCAGCAGTTATTAAATCGTTATAGTGCTCATAATGATTCTTGGGGTTGGACTATTGTTGCGTTGATGTTAGATGAAGTTTCTGAGCAGCAGGCGTTTACTTTTATTTTGGAACACACACACGACAATCAGCTACTCGCTCAACGTTTAACAGAAACGTATTTTTATCTGGGTAAGCGTTATCAAATGCAAGGTCAACTCGCGCATGCGCTTTCGTTGTATAAGTTGGCCATCTCTATGAATGTTTATGAGTATGTTGAGCACCGATATTCTTTCTTAGAGTTAGAACGTATCTTTAAGCAGGTTCGTGACGATAAAGCTGCCGCGGAAAAAGCCGCTAAGCAGGCTAAAGAGCAAGAAGAAAAAGTATAA
- a CDS encoding U32 family peptidase, with the protein MRYALGPLLYFWPKQDVVEFYQQARDSSADIIYLGETVCSKRREMKYSDWLDLAKMLAKSGKQVVLSTMALLESPSEINVMKKYIDNGEFAIEANDVSAIQLATEHQVPFIVGPAINAYNARALNILLKQGMTRWCMPVELSKEWLVNTLDQCDALGIRGQFEIEAFCHGYLPLAYSARCFTARAENRAKDDCETCCLQYPTGIMVDSQEGQRVFNLNGIQTQSGYCYNLINDLKHMHDIVDVIRLSPLGAETFDHLHAFRSNEQGEHPIHLDKRECNGYWHQVPGLNVIG; encoded by the coding sequence ATGCGCTACGCACTTGGACCACTGCTCTACTTCTGGCCAAAACAGGATGTGGTAGAGTTTTATCAACAAGCTCGAGATAGCTCGGCAGATATTATCTATTTGGGGGAAACGGTCTGCTCTAAACGTCGTGAAATGAAGTACTCAGACTGGCTAGATTTGGCTAAAATGCTCGCCAAGTCGGGCAAACAAGTCGTGTTATCAACCATGGCTTTACTCGAGTCTCCGAGCGAAATCAATGTGATGAAAAAGTACATCGACAATGGCGAGTTCGCGATTGAAGCCAATGACGTATCAGCCATCCAATTAGCAACGGAACATCAGGTGCCCTTTATTGTCGGGCCAGCTATCAATGCCTATAACGCTCGCGCATTGAATATTCTGCTCAAACAAGGCATGACTCGCTGGTGTATGCCTGTCGAGCTGTCTAAAGAGTGGTTAGTCAACACGCTCGACCAATGTGACGCATTAGGTATTAGAGGACAGTTTGAAATAGAAGCGTTTTGTCATGGCTATTTGCCTTTGGCCTATTCAGCACGCTGCTTTACCGCCAGAGCAGAAAATAGAGCAAAAGATGACTGTGAAACGTGCTGTCTTCAGTACCCAACAGGCATCATGGTTGACAGCCAAGAAGGACAGCGAGTGTTTAACCTGAACGGAATTCAAACCCAATCAGGCTATTGCTATAATTTAATCAATGATCTCAAACACATGCACGACATTGTTGATGTAATACGCTTAAGCCCCCTTGGAGCAGAAACCTTTGATCATTTACATGCATTTCGCTCGAATGAACAAGGTGAACACCCAATCCACCTTGATAAGCGAGAATGCAATGGCTATTGGCATCAAGTCCCGGGACTCAATGTCATCGGTTAA
- a CDS encoding MarR family winged helix-turn-helix transcriptional regulator, whose protein sequence is MSLAMNLEQLERFSAKVWRKHGKEDPISHLSFNEYDYLKAIQSAGEPIRLTDLAKKMEVTKPSASSMVKRLEGRGLIRRILCHEDARSVRFELTEEAEKHLSNESKVYALMALEMTERLTDEEAVFLDTLLHKSLS, encoded by the coding sequence ATGAGTTTGGCAATGAACTTAGAACAATTAGAGAGATTTTCAGCCAAAGTTTGGCGAAAACATGGGAAAGAAGATCCAATTTCTCATTTAAGTTTTAACGAGTATGACTATCTTAAAGCGATCCAGAGTGCTGGTGAGCCGATTCGTCTAACCGATCTAGCCAAAAAAATGGAAGTGACGAAACCTTCCGCGTCTTCTATGGTAAAACGTTTAGAAGGCCGTGGTTTGATTCGTCGAATTTTATGTCATGAAGACGCACGATCAGTTCGATTCGAATTAACTGAAGAAGCAGAAAAACATCTGTCCAATGAAAGTAAGGTATACGCTCTAATGGCATTAGAGATGACGGAACGTTTGACTGATGAAGAAGCGGTTTTCTTAGATACTCTTCTACACAAATCATTAAGCTAA
- a CDS encoding MATE family efflux transporter, producing the protein MPIYRQFLRYTIPTVAAMLVNGLYQVVDGIFIGHYMGADGLAGINLAWPVIAMSLGLGMLLGVGSGALSSIKQGEGDREAAKRILATGLITLVCVAPVIATIIYFGAPYFLSWQGADDGGLLLARQYLDVLTIGCVFTLGSIATPFLLRNDNSPNLATILMIAGALTNIIFDYLFIAVLGWQLRGAALATLLAQMVVTLAGGHYFFSSRATLRLTRQCLRMEWQYLPRIVLIGLSSFFMYIYSATTVALHNSQLAYYGESVSIGAYAILGYIITVYYLTVEGIANGMQPLASFHYGAKNYPVIRTLLRLSMSVVVVGGIAFVAGVNIFAISIIQIFNSNDLDLIRSAEVAIRLHLFALFFDGFLVVTGAYFQALGYSRKAMFITLGNITIQMPFLFLLPLWFGLNGVWLAFPLSNIALGIVAAVMLWRELQRNKPISQAIFPTGYRQ; encoded by the coding sequence ATGCCTATTTATCGTCAATTTCTGCGTTATACCATACCCACTGTGGCTGCAATGTTGGTTAATGGCCTTTATCAGGTCGTTGATGGCATTTTTATTGGTCACTATATGGGAGCCGATGGATTGGCTGGCATTAATCTCGCTTGGCCTGTTATCGCTATGTCTCTCGGTTTAGGTATGTTGTTGGGGGTGGGTTCTGGCGCTCTCTCATCGATAAAACAAGGGGAAGGCGATCGAGAGGCGGCAAAGCGTATCTTGGCTACTGGCCTTATAACCTTAGTCTGCGTTGCTCCGGTTATCGCTACTATTATCTATTTTGGTGCGCCTTACTTTTTGTCTTGGCAAGGTGCCGATGACGGGGGCTTGCTGCTTGCGCGTCAGTATTTGGATGTGTTGACCATTGGCTGCGTTTTTACGCTTGGTTCTATTGCGACGCCATTTTTACTGAGAAACGATAATAGCCCTAATTTGGCAACTATCTTGATGATAGCTGGTGCTCTAACCAATATCATTTTTGATTATCTTTTTATTGCGGTTCTAGGATGGCAATTACGAGGTGCGGCTCTGGCCACGTTACTTGCTCAAATGGTGGTGACGCTTGCAGGAGGGCATTACTTTTTCTCTTCACGGGCGACTTTGCGTTTAACGCGTCAATGTTTGCGTATGGAGTGGCAATACTTACCCAGAATCGTGCTAATAGGGTTATCAAGCTTCTTTATGTACATTTATAGTGCGACGACTGTGGCTCTACATAATAGTCAGCTTGCCTACTATGGGGAGTCGGTCAGTATTGGTGCATACGCGATTTTGGGGTATATCATCACCGTTTACTATCTGACAGTTGAAGGTATAGCCAATGGTATGCAGCCATTAGCTTCATTCCACTATGGCGCTAAAAACTATCCAGTGATTAGAACCTTATTGCGGCTTTCTATGTCTGTTGTGGTAGTCGGGGGGATTGCATTTGTAGCGGGAGTCAATATTTTCGCAATCTCGATCATTCAAATATTCAATAGTAATGACCTTGATTTGATCCGTAGTGCGGAAGTTGCGATTCGGTTGCATCTTTTTGCGCTGTTTTTTGATGGTTTTTTGGTTGTGACTGGTGCGTACTTTCAAGCTTTAGGTTATAGCCGTAAAGCTATGTTTATCACGTTAGGAAACATTACTATACAAATGCCTTTTCTATTTTTATTACCACTTTGGTTCGGATTAAACGGTGTTTGGTTAGCGTTTCCGTTATCTAATATTGCATTAGGTATCGTGGCGGCGGTTATGCTGTGGCGGGAGTTACAGAGAAACAAACCGATAAGCCAAGCCATCTTTCCGACCGGTTATCGCCAATAA